The genomic window TAAAATCAAAGTAAACTTAAAGATTAAAGTTGTCGATTTCATTGCAACCTTAAAACCCCAAAGTTTATAATAAGCTAAATGACTTTCAATGTATTCTTTAGCCTGATCCTGAACTTTTTCAGTGTTTTCTTTTAATTCTTCAAAAGCCATAATTAAAATTTTAAATAAAAAAAGCACAATACTTTCTTATAAAAATAAGCAAGTAATGTGCTTTATAAAAATATTATTTCTGAAGTTTAGCGTTATTCGCTTTTAGTTCAGCAAGTTTACTTTCTAAAAAAGTGATCACTTCTTCTGTTTTGTAACTCATATTTGAAAGTAAATCTTCATACGTTCCGTCTAAGTTTTTCTTTGCATGAGCAAACTTTTCACGTAAAACTTCTGAACTTGCATCAAATGAATCTTTCAGATTATGTTTCGCATCATCTAAACCTTCTTTGATTTTTGCTCGAGTTTTAGATCCTTTATCTGGTGCAAATAAAATTCCGATTGCCGCTCCTGCAGCTGCTGCAGCTAAAATTGCTGCTGCTGTATTTAAATTTTTAGACATGATAGTTACAATTTTAAATTATTAATAAAGATACTCTTTTTTAAAATGATAAAACTTTGATTAATTGTAATTTACAAAAAATTAACAATATTATTAATACACATAAGCTACAGCTTCGTACTTACCATCTGCTTTTTCAACAATGCTAACAAATGGGTAACCATTTGAAGCCGATTTAGATTTAATTCTCATAGCAGTCTGGTTCTGATTTGCAATTGGCGGTTCACCTTTTGTCCTTGTTGAGACTCCTGTAAAACTAGCTGCTTGTTTCAGTCCTATTGTTTTGTCTTGCGGAAGAACAGTTACCATTTTGTAATCGTCTTTTGAATCAACTACTATTTTATCAGAAACTTTCTGAGTTTGTTTTGTTTCTTTATTTGTAATAGATGAAACTGCATATTTACTGATTTTGATTTCTTCAGAACTTCCATTCAAAGAATAATAAACAAAACCATTTTCGTTTTTAATAAAATTTACATCAAGCTGTTCTCCGTTGTGTTTTGTAATTTGATGAGTTTGAGAAATTGCAACATTTGCAAATAATAATGC from Flavobacterium sp. KACC 22763 includes these protein-coding regions:
- a CDS encoding YtxH domain-containing protein, which produces MSKNLNTAAAILAAAAAGAAIGILFAPDKGSKTRAKIKEGLDDAKHNLKDSFDASSEVLREKFAHAKKNLDGTYEDLLSNMSYKTEEVITFLESKLAELKANNAKLQK